From one Humulus lupulus chromosome 8, drHumLupu1.1, whole genome shotgun sequence genomic stretch:
- the LOC133793795 gene encoding stress-response A/B barrel domain-containing protein DABB1-like: MSSGTTGLTRGSGLQEQWVLTSLHQNTMSSSQNIEHVILFKLKDDAEPSEVKAAVNKIKGLQTIDEVLYLTAAPLRSSSNSSLAFTHVSHSRFRSTSELSAYGVHPLHLRMKKEDNHLIDDVLAVDWFTNEFGGDHVTVPPGSGVRVTLWKLKEGLGDETRSEILEGMRKIKEGEEVTEFTYGVNFSDRGKGFSMAILTVFRSESELEAADDANQYEKFKDYLDTTLVIEFVVPSQ, from the exons ATGTCTTCTGGAACAACGGGGTTGACTCGTGGGTCTGGGCTTCAGGAACAATGGGTCTTGA CTTCGCTCCATCAAAATACCATGTCTTCATCCCAAAACATCGAACACGTCATCCTATTCAAGCTCAAAGACGATGCTGAGCCGTCTGAAGTCAAAGCCGCGGTCAACAAAATCAAGGGCTTGCAGACCATCGACGAGGTCCTCTACCTCACCGCTGCACCACTCCGATCATCATCAAACTCCTCACTCGCCTTCACACACGTGTCCCACAGCCGCTTCAGGTCAACATCCGAACTAAGCGCGTATGGCGTACACCCGCTCCACCTGAGAATGAAAAAAGAAGACAACCATCTCATCGACGATGTCCTTGCAGTCGATTGGTTCACCAACGAGTTCGGCGGTGATCACGTGACTGTGCCTCCCGGCTCCGGCGTGCGCGTGACATTGTGGAAGCTTAAGGAAGGTTTAGGCGACGAAACGAGATCCGAGATTTTGGAGGGGATGAGAAAAATTAAGGAAGGAGAAGAAGTGACTGAGTTTACTTATGGCGTGAATTTCTCGGATAGAGGGAAGGGATTCTCGATGGCAATTCTCACGGTATTTCGGAGTGAAAGTGAATTGGAAGCCGCAGATGATGCAAATCAGTACGAGAagttcaaagattatttggatACCACACTCGTGATTGAATTCGTGGTCCCGTCCCAATAA